Proteins encoded within one genomic window of Camelina sativa cultivar DH55 chromosome 19, Cs, whole genome shotgun sequence:
- the LOC104765572 gene encoding probable protein phosphatase 2C 43 encodes MRPSKASVTQTWLLYTQLCLWKDLIIRCVRQFIIKAKSMLLSQNMVSDSSAEISVIDVKSHLPIGKDPSSSSFQIAEIRIHDSVCIEIPGSEETPLLGSVKSCCSAAATIIEDPATEFIPNISSGSYADKGDYREYMEDEHICIDDLSVHLGSSFYRFPVPIAFYGVFDGHGGSEASQYIKENAMSLFFEDAVFRESPSVVDSLFLKELEKSHRKAYRLADLAMEDDRIVSSSCGTTALTALVIGRHLMVANAGDCRAVLCRKGKAVDMSFDHKSTFEPERRRVEDLGGYFEGEYLNGDLAVTRALGDWSVKRFSPLGGSFSPLISDPDIQQMILTEEDEFLVMGCDGVWDVMTSQYAVTFVRQGLRRHGDPRRCAMELGREALRLDSSDNVTVVVICLTSYPAPQRRRIRFCVSEEARSRLQTLLEG; translated from the exons atgcgTCCAAGCAAAGCTTCAGTGACCCAAACATGGCTGCTTTACACACAGCTTTGTCTTTGGAAAGATCTCATAATCAGGTGTGTCCGTCAGTTCATTATAAAAGCAAAATCGATGCTTCTGAGTCAAAACATGGTCTCTGATTCTTCAGCTGAGATCAGTGTCATCGACGTCAAGTCTCATCTCCCCATCGGGAAAGATCCCAGTAGTAGTAGCTTTCAGATTGCCGAAATTAGAATTCATGATTCCGTTTGTATTGAGATTCCTGGCTCTGAAGAAACGCCTCTGTTAGGATCG GTCAAGAGTTGTTGTTCTGCAGCTGCAACGATTATTGAAGATCCTGCTACTGAGTTTATACCAAATATAAGCTCTGGGAGTTATGCGGATAAGGGTGACTACAGGGAGTACATGGAAGATGAACACATATGCATAGACGACCTTTCAGTTCATCTTGGATCTTCCTTCTATAGATTTCCTGTGCCTATAGCTTTCTACGGTGTGTTTGATGGCCATGGTGGATCTGAGGCATCACAGTATATTAAAGAGAATGCAATGAGTTTGTTCTTTGAAGATGCTGTTTTTCGAGAATCTCCTTCGGTTGTGGACTCTCTTTTCTTGAAAGAACTGGAGAAGTCTCACCGGAAAGCTTATAGGCTTGCTGATCTCGCCATGGAAGATGACAGAATAGTTAGTAGTTCGTGTGGAACAACCGCCTTGACGGCTCTTGTAATAGGAAGACATTTAATGGTAGCTAACGCTGGTGATTGCCGTGCAGTGCTATGCAGAAAAGGAAAAGCAGTTGATATGTCATTTGATCACAAATCTACATTTGAGCCAGAACGGAGACGGGTAGAGGATTTAGGTGGGTACTTTGAAGGCGAGTATCTCAACGGTGACCTTGCTGTTACAAGAGCTCTTGGAGACTGGTCAGTAAAGAGGTTTTCACCCCTCGGTGGATCTTTCTCACCTCTGATCTCAGACCCGGACATTCAACAGATGATTCTAACAGAGGAAGACGAATTCTTGGTTATGGGATGTGACGGTGTTTGGGATGTGATGACAAGCCAGTATGCTGTCACTTTCGTCAGGCAAGGATTGAGGAGACACGGTGACCCGAGAAGATGCGCTATGGAACTTGGAAGGGAAGCGTTGAGGCTTGACTCATCAGATAACGTTACAGTGGTGGTCATCTGCTTAACATCATATCCAGCTCCACAGCGGAGAAGAATTCGGTTCTGTGTTTCAGAAGAAGCCCGATCCCGGTTACAAACTCTGCTAGAAGGCTAA